Proteins encoded in a region of the Cetobacterium ceti genome:
- the tyrP gene encoding tyrosine-tyramine antiporter encodes MVKKITLFQLIALSIAFYGSIRNIPTVASVGWAGIFYMVCAAIFFAIPISLVAAELATGWPQEGGPQVWVKAALGPKWAFVTSWLLWVQMFFGMVMVSTAFAAMIPYIINRPDLANNNTFIVITVIITYWIITLLNFKAHFGKLISTWGAVIGIYIPAILLIVLGLWYSFKIGNVNLGPLNMDTLIPNLNSLDKFSFFAGICFIFAGLEIASVHANDIDNPKRNYPIAVFVTIFLMVIFNLIAALTEANAIPADKINLAVIIQPFQIYFNALGIPWMTNILALMIAFGVFAQLNAWVLGPSKAMIKVAEEGLLPPIFQKRNKDNIPVTFVIIQATVITLVTLLYVVVPEINTGFIMILMLTTILYCVVYVLILLAEIILKYKMPEVHRSTPVPGGKIGMWITVILAFIGVITTIIVSIIPNSDIPEDLHTASILIQVLGTIILVILPLIIFKYKKPTWKKGDVLNEQQ; translated from the coding sequence ATGGTTAAAAAAATTACTCTTTTTCAACTTATTGCTCTGAGCATCGCTTTCTATGGAAGTATTCGTAATATTCCTACTGTAGCAAGTGTTGGTTGGGCCGGTATTTTTTATATGGTTTGTGCCGCTATATTCTTTGCAATTCCTATTTCCCTTGTGGCTGCGGAACTTGCAACTGGTTGGCCTCAAGAGGGAGGGCCCCAAGTTTGGGTAAAAGCTGCTCTTGGTCCTAAATGGGCCTTTGTTACTTCATGGCTACTCTGGGTTCAAATGTTTTTCGGTATGGTTATGGTATCCACAGCATTTGCTGCAATGATTCCCTATATTATCAATAGACCTGATTTAGCTAATAATAATACTTTTATTGTTATTACAGTTATTATAACTTATTGGATTATAACTCTTTTAAACTTCAAAGCTCACTTTGGTAAATTGATAAGTACTTGGGGAGCTGTTATAGGAATTTATATCCCTGCTATTTTATTAATCGTTTTAGGTCTTTGGTATTCTTTTAAAATTGGTAACGTTAATCTTGGTCCTTTAAATATGGATACTTTAATTCCAAATTTAAATTCCTTAGATAAATTTTCTTTCTTTGCGGGTATATGTTTTATCTTTGCAGGTCTTGAGATTGCTTCAGTTCATGCTAACGATATTGATAATCCAAAAAGAAATTATCCTATAGCTGTTTTCGTAACTATTTTCCTTATGGTTATATTTAATCTTATAGCTGCTTTAACAGAAGCTAATGCTATTCCAGCAGATAAGATTAATTTAGCAGTAATTATTCAACCTTTTCAAATTTATTTTAATGCACTTGGTATTCCTTGGATGACAAATATTCTTGCTCTTATGATTGCCTTTGGAGTTTTTGCTCAATTAAATGCTTGGGTTTTAGGACCTTCAAAAGCTATGATCAAAGTTGCAGAGGAAGGATTATTACCTCCTATTTTTCAAAAAAGAAATAAGGATAATATTCCTGTTACCTTTGTTATTATTCAAGCTACTGTTATTACTTTAGTTACTTTATTATATGTTGTTGTTCCTGAAATAAATACAGGATTTATAATGATTTTAATGTTAACTACTATTCTTTACTGTGTTGTTTATGTTCTTATTCTATTAGCTGAGATTATTTTAAAATATAAAATGCCTGAAGTTCATAGATCAACTCCTGTTCCTGGAGGAAAAATTGGTATGTGGATTACAGTTATTTTAGCTTTTATAGGTGTTATTACTACAATTATTGTAAGTATTATCCCTAATAGTGATATTCCAGAAGATTTACACACTGCTTCTATTTTAATACAAGTACTTGGTACTATCATTTTAGTAATTTTGCCTTTAATTATATTTAAATATAAAAAACCTACATGGAAAAAAGGAGATGTTCTAAATGAACAACAATAA
- a CDS encoding PTS fructose transporter subunit EIIC, whose translation MSLNNLINENLLILDLDCTDKLEILQTLVNLLDKEGVLYDKEEFLHCVLEREKISPTGLEDGLAIPHGKSKYVKSPKIAIARLKNPISNWESVDEDNKVNLVFLIAIPDNEKGNTHIEVLSNITNLFMEENFAKQLQEAPNKEKFLKEIFREDVIEEINEDVQKDYNPEPGNSSNITGHLNKIKEHLLFGTSHMIPFIVAGGVLLSLAVMISGKGAVPESGYLKDVATMGIAGLTLFTAVLGGYISYSIADKPGLAPGMIGSWIAVQNYKTGFIGAIIVGFLAGFIINLLKKIKLPDSMKSLGSIFIYPLIGTFIVCSIVMWGIGAPIAAIMDNLNLWLASMADGGKIMLGAILGGMTAFDMGGPINKVATLFAQTQVDTQPWLMGGVGIAICTPPLGMALATVLAPKKYTREEREAGKAAGIMGLIGISEGAIPFAAGDPLKVIPAIVAGGIVGNIAGFLMNCINHAPWGGWIVLPVVENKIGYIIGTILGALTTALIVNFLKKEAIEMEDLKHSNITYESITDEGIAEVLAITACPSGVAHTFLAAKALEKAAGKNNIKIKVETQGANGIVNRITPKDVKNAKFIILAHDVAIKNSERFTNIKIIDVKTKEAIKNPEDLILKNL comes from the coding sequence ATGAGTTTAAATAATCTTATTAATGAAAATCTTTTAATCCTAGACTTAGACTGTACTGATAAATTAGAAATACTTCAAACCCTTGTAAACCTTTTAGATAAAGAAGGAGTTTTATATGACAAAGAGGAGTTCCTTCATTGTGTTCTTGAAAGAGAAAAAATTTCTCCAACAGGACTAGAAGATGGTCTTGCAATTCCCCATGGAAAATCAAAATATGTAAAATCACCTAAAATTGCAATTGCTCGACTTAAAAATCCAATTTCTAATTGGGAATCTGTAGATGAAGATAATAAAGTTAATCTTGTTTTCTTAATTGCTATTCCTGATAATGAAAAAGGTAATACCCATATTGAAGTTCTATCTAATATTACTAATTTATTTATGGAAGAAAATTTTGCTAAACAGTTACAAGAAGCACCTAATAAAGAAAAGTTTTTAAAAGAAATTTTCCGAGAAGATGTTATTGAAGAAATTAATGAAGATGTTCAAAAAGATTATAACCCTGAACCAGGAAATTCTTCCAATATAACGGGACATCTAAATAAAATAAAAGAACACCTTCTTTTTGGAACTTCCCATATGATTCCATTTATTGTAGCTGGTGGAGTTCTTCTTTCTCTTGCAGTTATGATTTCTGGTAAGGGGGCTGTTCCAGAAAGTGGTTATTTAAAAGATGTTGCTACTATGGGTATTGCAGGATTAACTCTTTTTACAGCAGTTTTGGGAGGGTATATTTCTTATTCCATTGCTGATAAACCTGGTTTAGCTCCTGGTATGATTGGTTCTTGGATAGCTGTTCAAAACTATAAAACAGGATTTATAGGAGCTATTATTGTTGGATTTTTAGCTGGTTTTATTATTAATTTATTGAAAAAAATAAAACTTCCAGATAGTATGAAATCTCTTGGGTCTATATTTATTTATCCTCTAATAGGTACATTTATAGTTTGTTCTATAGTAATGTGGGGAATCGGAGCTCCCATTGCAGCTATTATGGATAACTTAAATCTATGGTTAGCTTCCATGGCAGATGGTGGAAAAATAATGTTAGGTGCTATTTTAGGTGGTATGACTGCCTTTGATATGGGAGGACCTATTAATAAAGTAGCTACTTTATTTGCTCAAACTCAAGTTGACACTCAACCATGGTTAATGGGTGGAGTTGGTATTGCTATTTGTACTCCTCCTCTTGGAATGGCTCTTGCTACAGTCCTTGCTCCTAAAAAATATACTCGTGAAGAAAGAGAAGCTGGAAAAGCTGCTGGAATTATGGGCTTAATTGGTATAAGTGAAGGTGCTATTCCCTTTGCAGCTGGTGATCCTTTAAAAGTTATCCCAGCAATTGTTGCAGGAGGTATTGTTGGTAATATTGCAGGATTTTTAATGAACTGTATTAATCATGCTCCTTGGGGAGGATGGATTGTTTTACCTGTTGTAGAAAATAAAATAGGTTATATTATCGGTACTATTTTGGGAGCTTTAACAACTGCTCTTATTGTTAACTTCTTAAAAAAAGAAGCTATCGAAATGGAAGATCTTAAACATTCTAATATCACTTATGAATCTATAACAGATGAAGGAATTGCAGAAGTTCTTGCTATTACAGCTTGTCCTTCTGGAGTTGCTCATACTTTCCTTGCTGCAAAAGCCTTAGAAAAAGCTGCAGGTAAAAATAATATTAAAATTAAAGTTGAAACACAAGGGGCTAATGGAATAGTTAATAGAATCACACCTAAAGATGTTAAAAATGCTAAGTTCATAATTTTAGCTCATGATGTTGCAATTAAAAATAGTGAACGTTTTACCAATATAAAAATTATTGATGTTAAAACCAAGGAAGCTATTAAAAATCCTGAAGATTTAATATTGAAAAATCTATAA
- a CDS encoding BglG family transcription antiterminator produces MKSRILKILEFLVERKGESSFKEISEYLKVNERTVRYDIEKLNEILKSKNIETIENIGKGKLKIQTYEKILFFLEKESLEEISGEIREIVILSKILFLGEINIANLMEDFDLSRSSVKLILKNLKVILEAYNLYLELNPRKGLILTGNEESIRRLQLKILNEYSHGPVNKTLGKEYIYGYIKEYHKNIDGDVIDKYIKIILKNLDKIISDEAYIILKNYIFIMVDRITRNYIIKNTKNNENFYNNTREYYYLKENRKILENYFKIKINTHELIKLTDYFLGSNSYSLTNDFYKNWIEIEILVKEIIKNFGEYTSPVIENDEHLIDGLVNHIKPAIYRIKNRIEFPNSIYEEFYESYENIYIFTKKSLKPMEKYLNMEISNDEIAYIGLHFKGALDRINFNKKEVKNILIICGSGYGTSKLLAQQIKEYYNVNILGTIPYNQFENYKNKNIDLIITTLPEGNLKTSIPVVTIGVILNHKTIGILDKYNLPKYNKKISLTELLEVIEKSTEIKNKKNLLKDIEELFGNILLKDFENKVYNLSDFLDKEGIYLNLEGMSWEESVRTAGEILLKRGSIKKEYISEMINKINIFGPYMVTDDKLALPHSKNDNTVKKTDMVLLTFKENIIFPENTPVKTILAFSSVDGIEHLNALSQFMDLINNYRFLEKIKSGLDSKKIIDLIKKFEFLTKLGKES; encoded by the coding sequence TTGAAAAGCAGAATTTTGAAAATCTTAGAATTTTTAGTAGAGAGAAAAGGGGAAAGCTCTTTTAAAGAAATATCTGAATATTTAAAAGTTAATGAAAGAACAGTTCGATATGATATAGAAAAATTAAATGAGATATTAAAATCAAAGAATATAGAAACTATAGAAAATATAGGAAAAGGAAAGTTAAAAATTCAAACCTATGAAAAAATTTTATTTTTCTTAGAAAAGGAATCCTTAGAGGAAATTTCAGGAGAAATTAGAGAAATAGTTATTTTAAGTAAAATTTTATTTTTAGGAGAAATAAATATTGCTAATCTAATGGAAGATTTTGACTTAAGTCGTTCAAGTGTAAAATTAATTCTAAAAAATTTAAAAGTTATATTGGAAGCCTATAATCTTTATTTAGAATTAAATCCACGAAAAGGTTTAATTTTAACTGGAAATGAAGAAAGTATAAGGAGACTTCAATTAAAAATATTAAATGAATATTCCCATGGACCTGTAAATAAAACTTTGGGGAAAGAATATATTTACGGGTATATAAAAGAGTATCATAAGAATATAGATGGAGATGTAATTGATAAATATATAAAAATTATTTTAAAAAATTTAGATAAAATAATATCAGATGAAGCATATATAATTTTAAAAAATTATATATTTATAATGGTAGATAGAATAACTAGAAATTATATTATAAAAAATACTAAGAATAATGAAAATTTTTATAATAATACAAGGGAATATTATTACTTGAAAGAAAATAGAAAAATATTAGAAAATTATTTTAAAATAAAAATAAATACTCATGAATTAATAAAATTAACAGATTATTTTTTAGGAAGTAATAGTTATAGTTTAACAAATGATTTTTATAAAAATTGGATTGAAATAGAAATTTTAGTTAAAGAAATTATAAAAAACTTTGGAGAGTATACAAGTCCAGTTATTGAAAATGATGAGCATTTAATAGATGGGCTTGTAAATCATATAAAACCTGCTATATATAGAATAAAAAATAGAATAGAATTTCCAAATTCAATTTATGAAGAATTTTATGAATCCTATGAAAATATTTATATATTTACAAAAAAATCTTTAAAGCCTATGGAAAAATATTTAAATATGGAAATATCAAATGATGAAATAGCATATATTGGCCTTCATTTTAAAGGTGCACTTGATAGAATAAATTTTAATAAAAAAGAAGTAAAAAATATATTAATAATTTGTGGGTCAGGATATGGAACATCAAAGTTACTAGCACAACAAATTAAAGAATATTATAATGTGAATATTTTAGGAACAATTCCTTATAACCAATTTGAAAATTATAAAAATAAAAATATAGATTTGATTATAACAACATTACCTGAAGGAAATTTAAAAACAAGTATACCAGTAGTAACAATAGGAGTAATATTAAATCATAAAACTATAGGAATTTTAGATAAATATAATTTGCCTAAATATAATAAAAAAATATCCTTAACAGAACTTTTAGAAGTTATAGAAAAATCTACAGAAATAAAAAATAAAAAAAATTTACTGAAGGATATAGAAGAATTATTTGGGAATATCTTACTTAAAGATTTTGAAAATAAAGTGTATAATTTAAGTGATTTTTTAGATAAAGAAGGAATATATTTAAATTTAGAAGGAATGTCTTGGGAAGAAAGTGTAAGAACAGCTGGAGAAATATTATTAAAAAGAGGAAGTATAAAAAAAGAATATATTAGTGAAATGATAAATAAAATTAATATTTTTGGGCCCTATATGGTAACAGATGATAAGTTAGCTCTTCCTCATAGTAAAAATGATAATACAGTAAAAAAAACAGATATGGTTTTATTAACATTTAAGGAAAATATAATATTTCCTGAAAATACTCCAGTAAAAACCATTCTAGCTTTTTCATCTGTGGATGGAATAGAGCATCTAAATGCCCTTTCACAATTTATGGATTTAATAAATAATTATAGATTTTTAGAAAAAATTAAGAGTGGTTTAGATTCTAAAAAAATAATAGATTTAATAAAAAAATTTGAGTTTCTAACAAAATTAGGAAAAGAGAGCTAA
- the preA gene encoding NAD-dependent dihydropyrimidine dehydrogenase subunit PreA — protein sequence MFKKDLSINFLGVHFENPFLLSSSPVGNCYEMCAKSLEVGWGGVVFKTIGFFKPSEVSPRFTELRKESTPFVGFKNMEQIAEHPLEENLAALRKLKDNYPNKVIIASIMGANEEEWEKLATLVTEAGADMIECNFSCPQMTSHDMGSDVGQNPALVKKYCEAVKRGSKLPVLAKMTPNIGHMTDPAIAAMDGGADGIAAINTVKSITNIDFDKLVCLPIVNGKSSVSGYSGKAVKPIALRFLHELRTNEKTKNVPISGMGGIETWEDALEFILMGASTLQVTTSIMQYGYRIVEDLISGLSYYMEEKGVNKLEDLVGIAVKNIIPAEELDRNYIVYPQFNKDLCVHCGRCYISCYDGGHQALNWDKENRKITLDKDRCVGCHLCATVCPTQCITKGEIIFKDGKNHKEHIIL from the coding sequence ATGTTTAAAAAAGATCTTTCAATTAATTTTCTAGGAGTTCATTTTGAAAATCCTTTCCTACTTTCATCATCACCAGTTGGAAACTGCTATGAAATGTGTGCAAAATCTCTTGAAGTAGGATGGGGAGGTGTAGTATTTAAAACTATAGGTTTTTTCAAGCCTAGTGAAGTTTCTCCACGTTTTACAGAACTTAGAAAAGAGAGTACTCCCTTTGTAGGATTTAAGAATATGGAGCAAATTGCTGAGCATCCCCTAGAGGAAAATTTAGCTGCCCTTAGGAAATTAAAGGACAATTACCCAAATAAAGTTATTATTGCTTCTATAATGGGTGCCAATGAAGAAGAATGGGAAAAGTTAGCCACTCTTGTTACAGAAGCTGGAGCCGATATGATTGAATGTAATTTCTCTTGCCCTCAAATGACAAGCCATGATATGGGATCTGATGTTGGACAAAATCCTGCCCTTGTAAAAAAATATTGTGAAGCTGTAAAAAGAGGAAGTAAACTTCCTGTTCTTGCAAAAATGACCCCAAATATTGGACATATGACTGATCCTGCAATTGCTGCTATGGATGGGGGAGCTGATGGAATTGCTGCAATTAATACTGTTAAATCAATTACAAATATAGATTTTGATAAATTAGTTTGTTTACCAATTGTCAATGGTAAATCATCTGTATCTGGTTATTCAGGTAAGGCAGTTAAACCAATCGCCCTTAGGTTTTTACATGAATTAAGAACAAATGAAAAAACTAAAAATGTTCCTATTAGTGGAATGGGAGGAATTGAAACTTGGGAAGATGCTCTTGAATTTATTCTTATGGGTGCAAGTACTCTTCAAGTTACAACTTCTATTATGCAGTATGGATATAGAATTGTTGAAGATTTAATAAGTGGACTTTCATATTATATGGAAGAAAAAGGTGTAAATAAATTAGAAGATTTAGTTGGAATAGCTGTTAAAAATATTATTCCTGCTGAAGAATTAGATAGAAATTATATTGTTTATCCTCAATTTAATAAAGATCTTTGTGTTCATTGTGGAAGATGTTATATTTCTTGCTATGATGGAGGACATCAAGCTCTTAATTGGGATAAAGAAAATAGAAAAATCACCTTAGATAAAGATAGATGTGTAGGTTGTCACCTTTGTGCAACTGTTTGCCCTACCCAGTGTATCACTAAGGGAGAGATAATTTTTAAAGATGGAAAAAATCATAAAGAGCATATAATTTTATAA
- a CDS encoding pyridoxal-dependent decarboxylase, whose translation MNNNNSLDYKALFLGPNSENSNAFSEILNSLFQDHVYWRKNFHPEDPDVITSNVKNNENFKYTLEKMKSVFDDMSKRLRENATPWHSPRYLGHMNSETLVPGLLGYFGAMLYNLNNVAYESSEPTSVMEKEVGEDFCKLMEYPKGWGHICADGSIANYEAIWYARNLKSLPFAIEEVEPELVKGKSKWELLNMPIEDIINILELSNNKMDILKSHSARSLATEIQDLGVWLVPETKHYSWLKAADILGIGTHNLIPIKLDNHYRMNLTELKNTIDSYISKGTPILGLVAVVGTTEEGAVDYVDKILELKNQYAKNGINFYFHIDAAYGGYARSIFLDENYNFIDKNDLKNKFAENNIFYNKDLNWPSEDIYNAFKAMKYADSITIDPHKMGYIPYSAGGIVIKDKRMRDSISYFASYVFEKGVKVPALLGAFIMEGSKSGAAAASVWAAHRVLPLNVTGYGKLIGASIEGAYNLYDYISNKKYFTVNDKKVYVEPLTIPDFNMVDFVLNVEGNKDLNSLNKLNEDLYNLSSIFSPDIYSNGFVTSHTDFSMADYSDSPLDILQRLNVPKEEWDKVKNLTLLRACVLSPFLNDPEVFKEYIPKVESNIIRKLSLLVK comes from the coding sequence ATGAACAACAATAATTCACTTGATTACAAAGCTTTATTTTTAGGTCCTAACTCTGAAAACAGTAATGCTTTCTCTGAAATTTTAAACTCTTTATTTCAGGATCATGTTTATTGGAGAAAAAATTTCCATCCAGAAGACCCAGATGTTATCACAAGTAATGTGAAAAATAATGAAAATTTTAAATATACTTTAGAGAAGATGAAATCTGTTTTTGATGATATGTCTAAAAGACTACGTGAAAATGCAACTCCTTGGCATTCCCCAAGATATTTAGGACATATGAATTCTGAAACTTTAGTTCCAGGATTACTAGGATATTTTGGAGCAATGCTTTATAACTTAAATAACGTGGCATACGAATCTTCTGAACCTACTTCTGTTATGGAAAAAGAAGTTGGAGAAGATTTCTGTAAATTAATGGAATATCCTAAAGGATGGGGACATATTTGTGCTGATGGATCTATTGCTAACTATGAAGCTATTTGGTATGCTAGAAATTTAAAATCTTTACCATTTGCCATTGAAGAAGTTGAACCTGAATTAGTAAAAGGAAAATCTAAGTGGGAACTTTTAAATATGCCTATTGAAGATATTATAAATATTCTTGAACTTTCAAATAATAAAATGGATATACTAAAAAGTCATTCAGCTCGTTCTTTAGCTACTGAAATTCAAGATTTAGGAGTTTGGTTAGTTCCTGAAACTAAACACTATTCTTGGTTAAAAGCTGCTGATATTTTAGGGATTGGTACTCATAATTTAATTCCTATTAAATTAGATAATCACTATAGAATGAATTTAACTGAACTTAAAAATACTATTGATTCTTATATTTCTAAAGGAACTCCTATTTTAGGATTAGTTGCCGTTGTTGGAACTACTGAAGAGGGTGCTGTAGATTATGTGGATAAAATCCTAGAACTTAAAAATCAATATGCTAAAAATGGTATTAACTTTTATTTCCACATTGATGCTGCCTATGGAGGATATGCAAGATCTATTTTCTTAGATGAAAATTATAACTTCATTGATAAAAATGATCTTAAAAATAAATTTGCTGAAAATAACATTTTTTATAACAAAGATTTAAATTGGCCATCTGAAGATATTTATAATGCTTTTAAAGCTATGAAATATGCAGATAGTATTACTATTGATCCTCATAAAATGGGATATATTCCATACTCAGCAGGGGGTATTGTAATTAAAGATAAACGTATGAGAGATTCTATTTCATATTTTGCTAGTTATGTATTTGAAAAAGGTGTTAAAGTTCCTGCATTACTTGGAGCATTTATTATGGAAGGATCAAAATCTGGAGCTGCTGCTGCTTCTGTTTGGGCTGCTCATAGAGTTTTACCTTTAAATGTAACTGGATATGGAAAATTAATCGGTGCTAGTATTGAAGGGGCATATAATCTATATGACTACATAAGTAATAAAAAATATTTCACAGTTAATGATAAAAAAGTTTATGTTGAACCTTTAACAATTCCTGATTTCAATATGGTTGATTTTGTTTTAAACGTTGAAGGAAATAAAGATTTAAATAGTTTAAATAAATTAAATGAAGATTTATATAATCTATCATCTATTTTCTCACCAGATATTTATTCTAATGGATTTGTAACTTCCCATACTGATTTTTCCATGGCTGATTACTCAGATAGTCCTTTAGATATTCTTCAAAGATTAAATGTTCCTAAAGAAGAGTGGGATAAAGTTAAAAATTTAACTTTACTAAGAGCTTGTGTTTTATCTCCATTCTTAAATGATCCTGAAGTCTTTAAAGAATATATTCCAAAAGTAGAAAGTAATATTATAAGAAAATTAAGTCTTTTAGTTAAATAG
- a CDS encoding methylated-DNA--[protein]-cysteine S-methyltransferase — translation MEKYYYIYNTVIGDLIIIENSRAIVEINSSRDIEGFEKKETALIKWAHLELEEYFKGKRKIFTFPIRMYGTLFQERVWKELQNIPYGETRSYKYIGEQIENPKGARAVGMANNKNKLLIVVPCHRVISANGDLNGFAIGINIKKILLELEAKNKETPSLE, via the coding sequence GTGGAAAAATATTATTATATATATAATACAGTCATAGGGGATTTAATAATTATAGAGAATAGTAGAGCCATAGTAGAAATTAATAGTAGTAGAGATATTGAAGGGTTTGAAAAAAAAGAAACTGCTTTAATTAAATGGGCACACTTAGAATTAGAAGAGTACTTTAAGGGAAAAAGAAAAATATTTACTTTTCCAATAAGAATGTATGGAACTCTTTTTCAAGAAAGAGTTTGGAAGGAACTACAAAATATTCCCTATGGAGAAACTAGAAGTTATAAATATATAGGAGAACAAATTGAAAATCCAAAAGGAGCTAGAGCAGTTGGTATGGCAAATAATAAAAATAAATTGTTAATAGTAGTTCCTTGTCATAGGGTTATAAGTGCTAATGGTGATTTAAATGGGTTTGCTATAGGAATAAATATAAAAAAAATATTACTAGAGTTAGAAGCAAAAAATAAAGAAACTCCTAGTTTAGAATAA
- a CDS encoding YeiH family protein: MKFKELSTGLMLTFSIGIIALSIYSTEFNKELHISSLLYAIIIGMLISNFTKVKKMDIFKPGIKFTSKNILRFGVILQGFKLSLLELTNLGITGIIFIGVLLTSTILTVKYVAKRFGLDEELGICLASGTAICGASAIATIGPIVEADEKDTAFGIGAITFFGTLSMFIFPVIYKTFNLDPIFYGAWVGATLPDVAEVVAASGAVQVPKAETMAILVKLTRVLFLVPVSLGFSIWKARKKNGSGEGGGKVTIPLYVVGFVAVVIINSLNIIPPGIEKHIPKIANGVLTVALASLGLKINLKDMFKVGPKPIVVGFIGMIFIQTFGCLGAYFLFG; the protein is encoded by the coding sequence ATGAAATTTAAAGAGTTATCAACTGGTTTAATGCTGACGTTTTCAATTGGAATTATTGCTTTATCAATTTATTCTACAGAATTTAATAAGGAATTACATATTAGTTCTTTATTATATGCAATTATAATTGGAATGTTAATTTCGAACTTTACAAAAGTTAAAAAAATGGATATATTTAAACCAGGGATCAAATTTACAAGTAAAAATATTTTAAGATTTGGAGTTATTTTACAAGGATTTAAATTGAGCTTGTTAGAACTGACTAATTTAGGAATCACAGGAATAATTTTTATAGGGGTATTATTAACAAGTACAATTTTAACTGTAAAATATGTGGCAAAAAGATTTGGATTAGATGAAGAATTGGGGATATGTTTAGCATCTGGAACAGCTATATGTGGAGCTTCAGCCATAGCTACAATAGGACCAATAGTAGAAGCAGATGAAAAAGACACAGCTTTTGGAATAGGAGCTATTACATTTTTCGGAACCTTATCAATGTTTATATTTCCTGTAATTTATAAAACATTTAATTTAGACCCAATTTTTTATGGGGCATGGGTTGGAGCTACATTGCCTGATGTGGCAGAAGTTGTTGCAGCAAGTGGAGCAGTACAAGTACCTAAAGCAGAAACAATGGCAATACTTGTAAAATTAACAAGAGTATTATTTTTAGTACCAGTATCCTTAGGATTTTCTATTTGGAAAGCAAGAAAGAAAAATGGAAGTGGAGAAGGTGGTGGGAAAGTTACAATACCTTTATATGTTGTAGGATTTGTGGCTGTGGTAATAATAAATTCATTAAATATAATACCACCTGGAATAGAAAAGCATATTCCTAAAATTGCTAATGGAGTTTTAACAGTTGCTTTAGCTTCTTTAGGTCTTAAGATAAATTTAAAAGATATGTTTAAAGTAGGTCCTAAACCAATTGTAGTTGGATTTATAGGAATGATTTTTATACAAACATTTGGATGTTTAGGAGCATATTTTCTTTTTGGGTAA